A genomic stretch from Candidatus Methylomirabilis sp. includes:
- a CDS encoding MraY family glycosyltransferase: MNAAPGGSPGKRIAYVALLLLFLGLFLIPVRAWFAEHGGRWLYILLFSGSLSGLLVPPVRAVASGSGVLDLPDPRKRHGQATPLLGGVALFAAFCVSLLANSIFSWDLLGILLGSGLLVGVGVADDVRSVPAGLKLAVQVAAAGLVMATGLTLHVVPPALGGWASGANVLLTLLWIIGITNAMNFFDGMDGLAAGLGGITALFLGILAQQNQQPFLGWVAAATLGSCLGFLPYNFRPRRPASIFLGDSGATFLGFVLAALAVKGDWAENNPVVALIAPLLVFGIFIYDMVYITVDRIWSGKVRSFKGWIEYVGRDHLHHRLEALLGGRARSVLFIYGMSVCLGLTATVLRHADTRDALLLIAQGVIILVIITILEREGNRRLREGGIRREGAPGSSPEAARGRRA, translated from the coding sequence GTGAACGCAGCGCCCGGCGGATCCCCCGGGAAGCGGATCGCCTACGTGGCCCTCCTCCTTCTCTTCCTGGGACTTTTCCTGATCCCCGTCCGGGCCTGGTTCGCCGAACATGGGGGGCGCTGGCTCTACATCTTGCTCTTTTCGGGCAGCCTGAGCGGGCTCCTGGTCCCGCCGGTCCGGGCGGTGGCCAGCGGCTCCGGGGTCCTGGACCTTCCGGATCCCCGAAAGCGGCACGGGCAGGCCACGCCGCTCCTGGGCGGGGTGGCCCTCTTCGCCGCCTTCTGCGTCTCTCTTCTGGCCAATTCCATCTTCTCCTGGGATCTGCTGGGCATCCTGCTGGGGTCGGGGCTCCTGGTCGGGGTAGGGGTGGCGGACGACGTCCGGTCGGTCCCGGCCGGCCTGAAGCTCGCGGTCCAGGTCGCGGCCGCCGGCCTCGTGATGGCCACCGGGCTGACGCTTCACGTGGTGCCGCCGGCCCTCGGGGGATGGGCCTCGGGAGCGAACGTCCTCCTCACGCTCCTCTGGATCATCGGGATCACCAACGCCATGAACTTCTTCGACGGGATGGATGGGCTGGCGGCCGGCCTCGGGGGGATCACCGCGTTGTTCCTCGGGATCCTGGCCCAACAGAACCAGCAGCCGTTCCTGGGCTGGGTGGCAGCGGCGACCCTGGGGAGTTGCCTCGGGTTCCTCCCCTACAACTTCCGTCCCCGCCGTCCGGCCAGCATCTTCCTGGGCGACTCGGGGGCCACCTTCCTGGGGTTCGTCCTGGCGGCCCTGGCGGTGAAGGGGGACTGGGCGGAGAATAACCCAGTGGTGGCGCTGATCGCCCCCCTGCTGGTCTTCGGCATTTTCATCTACGACATGGTCTACATCACCGTGGACCGGATCTGGTCCGGGAAGGTCCGGTCCTTCAAGGGCTGGATCGAGTACGTCGGACGGGACCACCTCCACCACCGGCTGGAGGCCCTCCTCGGGGGGAGAGCCCGGAGCGTCCTGTTCATCTACGGGATGAGCGTCTGCCTCGGGCTGACGGCCACGGTCCTCCGCCATGCCGACACCCGGGACGCTCTCCTCCTGATCGCCCAGGGGGTGATCATCCTCGTCATCATCACGATCCTCGAGCGGGAGGGGAACCGGCGCCTGCGGGAGGGGGGGATCAGGCGGGAAGGAGCGCCAGGATCTTCGCCAGAAGCTGCTCGGGGTCGAAGGGCTTGA
- a CDS encoding aminotransferase class I/II-fold pyridoxal phosphate-dependent enzyme → MREPVIPHSRPSLGTAEVEAAAAVLRSGQVAQGPQVAAFEAEVAARLGLRGGAAVASGTAALHLALLALEVGPGDAVLIPSYTCAALLHAVRLAGAEPLLADVDPATGNMDPEAAARAKGSRCRALIPVHTFGWPADVEALRGLGVPIIEDCAQALGATAGGRPVGSSGEAAICSFYATKLIATGEGGMVLSSQPEVLAAVRDLRAYDEPPDGRLRFNYKMTDLQAAVGRAQLGRLPEFLGRRAAIAATYRKALADAPIALPPEVPGRVYYRFVVRVPGGAGPALEAFARQGVTCRRPVHTPLHRLLGQEGFSGAEEAWRTSLSLPCAPALTDGEVTRVAEAAQAILGRREP, encoded by the coding sequence GTGCGGGAACCGGTGATCCCCCACTCGCGGCCGAGCCTGGGAACGGCGGAGGTCGAGGCGGCCGCCGCCGTGCTCCGGTCGGGCCAGGTGGCCCAGGGGCCGCAGGTCGCCGCCTTCGAGGCGGAGGTGGCAGCCCGTCTGGGGCTCCGGGGTGGGGCCGCCGTTGCCTCGGGGACCGCCGCCCTGCACCTGGCCCTCCTGGCCCTGGAAGTCGGCCCGGGGGACGCCGTCCTGATCCCCAGCTACACCTGTGCGGCCCTGCTCCACGCGGTTCGGCTGGCCGGTGCGGAGCCGCTCCTGGCCGACGTGGACCCCGCGACCGGCAACATGGACCCGGAGGCGGCGGCCCGGGCCAAGGGGTCCCGCTGTCGCGCCCTGATTCCGGTCCACACCTTCGGCTGGCCGGCGGATGTGGAGGCCCTGCGGGGCCTGGGCGTGCCGATCATCGAGGACTGCGCGCAGGCCCTGGGGGCGACGGCCGGCGGCCGGCCGGTCGGCAGTTCCGGGGAGGCCGCAATCTGTTCCTTCTATGCCACCAAGCTGATCGCCACCGGCGAGGGGGGGATGGTGCTGAGCAGCCAGCCGGAAGTCCTGGCAGCGGTCCGGGACCTGCGGGCGTACGACGAACCCCCCGACGGTCGCCTCCGGTTCAACTACAAGATGACGGATCTCCAGGCAGCTGTGGGGCGGGCTCAGCTCGGCCGCCTCCCGGAGTTCCTGGGCCGCCGGGCCGCGATCGCCGCCACGTACCGGAAGGCCCTGGCCGATGCGCCGATCGCCCTCCCGCCGGAGGTCCCGGGCCGCGTGTATTACCGGTTCGTCGTCCGGGTTCCGGGTGGGGCCGGCCCCGCCCTCGAGGCCTTCGCCCGGCAGGGAGTCACCTGCCGGCGGCCGGTGCACACGCCGCTGCACCGCCTGCTCGGGCAGGAGGGGTTTTCGGGGGCGGAGGAGGCCTGGCGCACGTCCCTCTCCCTCCCCTGCGCGCCGGCCCTCACGGACGGGGAGGTCACGCGCGTCGCCGAGGCGGCCCAGGCCATCCTCGGAAGGCGGGAGCCGTGA
- a CDS encoding PIG-L deacetylase family protein produces the protein MRILAIGAHPDDIEFGCGGTLIKYTRGGHDLFLMVLTAGGGGGEASLRRREQEAAAAVLGAKDVFWGEYRDTEIPVNQALIQKIEDVVRGVNPDFIFVHYREDTHQDHRHLAACAISATRYTRNVLFYEGPTTNDFTPSVFVDIEGVLEEKVRALQAHGSQILKTNIEGLSIVDLCRASAHFRGIQGRVRCAEGFVPLRLFINVR, from the coding sequence ATGCGGATCCTGGCCATCGGCGCCCATCCGGACGACATCGAGTTTGGCTGCGGCGGGACCCTCATCAAGTACACCCGCGGGGGGCACGACCTCTTCCTCATGGTGCTGACCGCGGGGGGCGGGGGGGGGGAGGCGTCCCTTCGCCGGCGGGAGCAGGAGGCGGCGGCGGCCGTCCTGGGCGCGAAGGACGTCTTCTGGGGGGAGTACCGGGACACCGAGATCCCCGTGAACCAGGCCCTGATCCAGAAGATCGAGGACGTGGTGCGGGGCGTGAACCCGGACTTCATCTTCGTCCACTACCGGGAGGACACGCACCAGGACCACCGGCATCTCGCGGCCTGCGCCATCTCGGCGACCCGCTACACCCGCAACGTCCTGTTCTACGAGGGGCCGACGACCAACGACTTCACGCCGAGCGTCTTCGTGGACATCGAGGGCGTTCTGGAGGAGAAGGTCCGGGCGCTGCAGGCCCACGGCTCCCAGATCCTGAAGACCAACATCGAGGGGCTCTCGATCGTGGACCTCTGCCGGGCCTCGGCCCACTTCCGGGGGATCCAGGGCCGGGTCCGGTGCGCGGAGGGGTTCGTGCCCCTCCGGCTCTTCATCAACGTCCGGTGA
- a CDS encoding WbqC family protein produces the protein MIVAIHQPQYLPWSGFFDKMDRADAFALLDTVQFKKNEWQNRNRIKTPQGWQWLTVPVIHRFPQRIDEVRIPAGDPWARKHWQALQTHYGAAPYFAAHAAFFADCYDRPWERLVDLACHLIEYLASALGIRTRLVRASTGTFPDDPTGRLVAICRHLGASAYLAGRDGATYMDPAPFAAAGISVRTQDFTCPVYPQRYGAFQPELSVVDLLFNCGPESLARLRRQRGEG, from the coding sequence ATGATCGTGGCCATCCACCAGCCCCAGTACCTCCCCTGGAGCGGCTTCTTCGACAAGATGGACCGGGCGGACGCCTTCGCGCTCCTGGACACGGTCCAGTTCAAGAAGAATGAGTGGCAGAACCGGAACCGGATCAAGACGCCCCAGGGCTGGCAGTGGCTCACCGTCCCGGTCATCCACCGATTCCCCCAGCGCATCGATGAGGTCCGGATCCCCGCCGGGGACCCCTGGGCCCGGAAGCACTGGCAGGCCCTCCAGACCCATTACGGAGCGGCTCCCTACTTCGCCGCCCACGCCGCCTTCTTCGCAGACTGCTACGACCGGCCCTGGGAACGGCTGGTGGATCTCGCCTGCCACCTCATCGAGTACCTGGCGTCCGCGCTCGGGATCCGGACGCGCCTCGTCCGCGCGAGCACCGGGACCTTCCCGGACGACCCGACGGGCCGGCTGGTGGCCATCTGCCGGCACCTGGGCGCCTCCGCCTACCTGGCCGGGCGGGACGGGGCGACCTACATGGACCCGGCCCCCTTCGCGGCGGCCGGGATCTCGGTCCGGACCCAGGACTTCACCTGCCCGGTCTACCCACAGCGCTACGGGGCCTTCCAACCGGAACTGTCCGTGGTGGATCTCCTGTTCAACTGCGGGCCGGAGAGCCTGGCCCGCCTGCGCCGCCAGCGCGGGGAGGGGTGA